The following coding sequences lie in one Listeria ivanovii subsp. londoniensis genomic window:
- a CDS encoding HAD family hydrolase: MYKTIIFDVDGTILDTERAVLHSLQTVLAEEGLTYDLAELRFVLGITGAAALEQLNILDEERILANWIEREASFIDEVEVFDGIHKVLHAIPESGVVTSKNSLEMDKGFYPFEIHDHFEAIVCASDTENHKPHPDPLLKSLELLEREPHEVIYIGDSSYDMKCAHAAGVHFGLALWGAKSTEGFEAAEYVFEKPEDILAYVVK; the protein is encoded by the coding sequence ATGTATAAAACAATTATTTTTGATGTAGATGGAACGATTTTGGATACAGAAAGAGCAGTTTTGCATTCACTTCAGACCGTTTTAGCGGAAGAAGGATTGACTTATGATTTAGCTGAGTTACGATTTGTGCTAGGAATTACTGGGGCAGCGGCGCTTGAACAACTGAATATATTAGATGAGGAGCGGATACTCGCTAACTGGATTGAACGAGAAGCGTCTTTTATCGATGAAGTAGAGGTTTTCGATGGAATTCATAAAGTGCTTCATGCGATTCCAGAAAGTGGTGTCGTCACTTCTAAAAACTCACTAGAAATGGACAAAGGTTTTTATCCATTTGAAATTCATGATCATTTTGAAGCGATTGTTTGTGCCAGTGATACCGAAAATCATAAACCGCATCCAGATCCGTTACTTAAAAGCCTAGAACTTCTTGAGCGTGAACCCCATGAAGTCATTTATATTGGCGATTCTTCTTATGATATGAAATGTGCCCATGCGGCCGGTGTTCATTTTGGTTTAGCGCTCTGGGGTGCGAAATCTACTGAAGGATTTGAAGCAGCAGAGTATGTCTTTGAGAAACCAGAAGATATTTTAGCTTATGTAGTAAAATAA
- a CDS encoding LacI family DNA-binding transcriptional regulator, whose protein sequence is MPNIKEIAKLAGVSVTTVSRVLNNHPYVAEDKRSRVQAIIEELDYSPNRIATDLALGKTNTIGIILPYNDHPWFDKIVNGVLEAAFKNRYSVTLFPTGYDTKEEEKYLMRLKTKQVDGLIITSRANNWDVILPYLAYGPIVACEYVDSPEISCSFIDRIDAYRDGFLFLQEEGYKKVAFTAGRESLESTSTYGKIDAYEQVFGPVSENRFLGECYTFEDGLKAGKHFFGEGKDWPDAFYANGDEVAAGIMFHAKELGLRIPEDVAILGQENLAIGKAMGITTLDHHLKKLGENAFAIFEQGKLQNIQIKHELIRRKTV, encoded by the coding sequence ATGCCGAACATTAAAGAAATTGCCAAATTAGCAGGAGTTTCTGTGACGACCGTGTCACGCGTACTTAATAATCACCCTTATGTCGCCGAAGATAAGAGGTCGCGAGTTCAAGCTATTATTGAAGAACTTGATTATTCTCCTAATCGTATTGCTACAGACTTGGCGCTTGGGAAAACTAATACAATTGGTATCATTTTGCCTTATAATGACCATCCTTGGTTTGATAAAATTGTTAATGGAGTTCTTGAGGCGGCCTTTAAAAATAGGTATTCTGTAACACTTTTTCCAACAGGGTATGATACGAAAGAGGAAGAAAAATATTTGATGCGCCTTAAAACTAAACAAGTCGATGGGCTAATTATTACTTCGCGTGCCAATAACTGGGATGTGATTTTGCCTTACCTAGCATATGGACCAATTGTTGCTTGTGAGTATGTTGATTCTCCCGAAATATCTTGTTCTTTCATTGATAGAATTGATGCTTATCGAGATGGATTTTTGTTTTTACAAGAGGAAGGTTATAAAAAAGTTGCCTTTACAGCTGGACGTGAATCACTTGAAAGCACTAGTACATATGGGAAGATTGATGCTTATGAACAAGTATTTGGACCAGTTAGTGAAAACCGCTTTTTGGGGGAATGTTATACTTTTGAAGATGGTTTAAAAGCGGGAAAACACTTTTTTGGTGAAGGGAAAGACTGGCCGGACGCTTTTTATGCTAATGGTGATGAAGTTGCAGCTGGGATTATGTTTCATGCGAAAGAGCTTGGGCTTCGGATACCAGAAGATGTGGCGATTCTGGGGCAAGAAAACTTGGCAATTGGAAAAGCGATGGGAATTACAACGCTTGATCACCACTTGAAAAAATTAGGCGAAAATGCTTTTGCTATTTTTGAGCAGGGAAAGCTGCAAAATATTCAAATTAAGCATGAATTAATCAGAAGAAAAACGGTTTAG
- a CDS encoding hemolysin family protein, whose protein sequence is MNPDPESQQIILQLILIVVLTMLNAFFASAEMALVSLNKNRVKSQAATGDKKAILLAKLVDDPSKFLATIQVGITLAGFFSSASAATSIATRLEPVFGGSSFAKELSIIVVTIVLSYITLVFGELYPKRLALQKSEKIARVSVRPIMAVGVLLRPFVKFLSFSTDILVKITRMEKNTDNEKMTREEMQLLIETGRRDGVIEVEELQMLRGVFEMDNKYAREVMVPRTDAFMVDAETESEALCDALLSENFSRVPVYTDNQDSVLGILHMKDFFVEARKSGFENIDVKSLVKEAYFAQETMFIDDLLKNMQRTRNQMAILMDEYGGVAGIVTVEDLLEEIVGEIDDENDVFSDEVKKIDDSTFIVEGRMTLDDFNKMFHVELPSRGIDTVAGFVLTLTGTIPEEDDKVVVEYDSLRFTVEEMNDARLVSVRVERDFQTSELEQLA, encoded by the coding sequence ATGAACCCTGACCCCGAGAGTCAGCAGATTATCTTGCAGTTAATTCTTATTGTTGTGTTGACAATGCTCAACGCATTCTTTGCCTCAGCAGAGATGGCGCTTGTATCACTGAACAAAAATCGAGTAAAGAGCCAAGCCGCAACTGGTGATAAAAAAGCGATTTTGCTTGCTAAACTCGTAGACGATCCAAGTAAATTTCTTGCTACAATCCAAGTTGGTATTACACTCGCTGGATTCTTCTCCAGTGCGTCAGCCGCTACTAGCATTGCGACTAGATTGGAACCTGTTTTTGGAGGAAGTAGTTTTGCCAAAGAGCTATCGATTATTGTCGTAACGATTGTGTTATCGTATATCACACTTGTTTTCGGTGAACTTTATCCAAAACGTTTAGCACTTCAAAAATCAGAGAAAATTGCCCGAGTTTCTGTACGACCAATCATGGCAGTAGGCGTTTTGCTTCGTCCATTCGTGAAATTCTTATCCTTTTCCACGGATATTCTTGTGAAAATAACGAGAATGGAGAAAAATACGGATAATGAAAAAATGACACGAGAAGAAATGCAATTACTGATTGAAACCGGTCGACGTGATGGTGTAATTGAGGTAGAAGAATTACAAATGCTTCGTGGTGTATTTGAAATGGATAATAAATACGCACGTGAAGTAATGGTACCGCGAACAGATGCGTTTATGGTTGACGCCGAAACGGAATCAGAAGCGCTTTGTGACGCATTATTAAGTGAGAATTTTTCAAGAGTTCCCGTCTATACAGACAATCAGGACTCGGTGCTGGGTATTCTGCATATGAAAGATTTTTTTGTGGAAGCTAGAAAGTCAGGCTTTGAAAACATTGATGTGAAGTCGCTCGTAAAAGAGGCGTATTTTGCGCAGGAGACAATGTTCATTGATGATTTACTCAAAAATATGCAAAGAACTAGAAATCAGATGGCAATTTTAATGGATGAATACGGTGGAGTTGCCGGAATTGTCACCGTAGAAGATTTGTTAGAAGAGATTGTTGGCGAAATCGATGACGAAAATGATGTGTTTTCAGATGAAGTGAAGAAAATAGATGATTCTACATTTATCGTGGAAGGCCGCATGACGCTAGATGATTTTAATAAAATGTTTCACGTGGAACTTCCATCACGTGGCATAGATACTGTAGCTGGGTTTGTGTTAACCTTAACCGGGACAATTCCAGAAGAAGATGATAAAGTAGTAGTTGAATACGATAGCCTTCGATTTACAGTAGAAGAAATGAATGATGCTAGACTAGTTTCTGTTCGTGTGGAAAGAGATTTCCAAACAAGCGAATTAGAGCAGTTAGCTTAA
- a CDS encoding NAD-dependent protein deacylase, whose product MNDLKEAIKQANKIVFLTGAGVSVPSGIPDYRSKNGLYTRMESPEYMLSHTCLTQEPDKFYQFVKENMYYPDAEPNMIHTKMAEISQQKDVMIITQNIDGLHEKAGSKKVINFHGSLYHCYCQKCQMSIPAETYLQSNVHEDCLGIIRPDVVLYEEAIQESAINQSLSAIRHADLIVIVGTSFRVSPFCNLTDYRNKTAQIFAVNKERIFLPYSFEMIENDAIEVFAKI is encoded by the coding sequence ATGAATGATTTAAAGGAAGCGATTAAGCAAGCAAACAAAATCGTTTTTTTAACGGGTGCAGGGGTGTCGGTACCTTCTGGGATTCCTGACTATCGCTCGAAAAATGGTTTATATACAAGGATGGAAAGCCCTGAATATATGCTCAGTCATACATGTCTTACGCAAGAACCGGATAAGTTTTATCAATTTGTTAAGGAAAATATGTATTATCCAGATGCAGAGCCAAACATGATTCATACTAAAATGGCTGAAATCTCGCAGCAAAAAGATGTGATGATTATTACACAAAATATTGATGGACTTCATGAAAAAGCTGGCTCTAAGAAAGTGATTAATTTTCACGGAAGCTTGTATCATTGTTATTGCCAAAAGTGCCAAATGAGCATTCCGGCTGAGACGTATCTTCAGTCCAATGTTCATGAAGATTGTCTAGGTATTATTCGACCAGATGTAGTGCTTTACGAAGAAGCCATCCAAGAAAGTGCTATAAATCAATCTCTTTCCGCAATCAGGCATGCAGATTTGATTGTAATTGTGGGGACTTCTTTTAGAGTGAGTCCGTTTTGTAATTTAACCGATTACCGAAATAAAACAGCGCAAATTTTTGCTGTAAATAAAGAACGAATTTTCTTGCCGTATTCTTTTGAAATGATAGAAAATGATGCGATAGAAGTTTTTGCGAAGATTTGA
- a CDS encoding helix-hairpin-helix domain-containing protein: protein MQSDLIKLPGIGKKMVVMLNEIGVKEIADLKGGNPLELYEKTCEKRGERMDPCVLYTYRCAVYVAETAQDKQQPELRKWWNWKDKAHENERKK, encoded by the coding sequence ATGCAGTCTGACTTAATAAAATTACCAGGAATTGGCAAAAAAATGGTCGTCATGTTAAATGAAATTGGAGTTAAAGAAATAGCGGATTTGAAAGGGGGAAATCCGCTTGAATTATACGAAAAAACTTGTGAAAAACGCGGTGAAAGAATGGATCCATGTGTTTTATACACATATCGTTGTGCTGTTTATGTAGCAGAAACAGCACAAGATAAACAACAGCCCGAGTTACGCAAATGGTGGAATTGGAAAGACAAGGCACATGAAAATGAAAGGAAGAAATAA
- the lde gene encoding multidrug efflux MFS transporter Lde, with product MENWKKNLYVVWIGCFLTGTGLNLIMPFLPLYIEELGVHNPDQVSLWSGIALSSTFLVSAIMSPIWGKLADQKGRRVMLLRASLGMAIAMILMGLVSNVYQFVGLRLLMGIFSGYISTANALVATQVPRHRSGWALGALSTAAVSGVLIGPLIGGALSDTFGVRPVFYITGALLLGSFFLTLFFVKEKFTPIEKKEMRSGKEVFLSLKNPGLIISLFITTMMIQIASNSVNPILTLYVRDLAGNAQNIAFISGMIASVPGVAALIAAPRLGRWGDRIGSERILLGALIGSMLLQIPMAFAQNPWQLGILRFLLGLTDGALLPAVQSLLAKNAPREVSGRIFGYNQSFQYIGNVIGPLVGSSVAAHFGYGDVFLVVAGFIFINVIISFYFNQKMHRKKGNHAV from the coding sequence ATGGAAAATTGGAAGAAAAATCTATATGTTGTTTGGATTGGTTGTTTTCTTACAGGAACTGGACTAAATTTGATTATGCCGTTTTTGCCATTATATATTGAAGAGCTAGGTGTACATAATCCAGACCAAGTAAGTTTATGGTCAGGAATTGCGCTCAGTTCAACTTTTTTAGTTTCGGCAATTATGTCACCAATTTGGGGGAAGCTTGCTGATCAAAAAGGACGAAGAGTCATGTTATTGCGTGCTTCTCTTGGTATGGCGATAGCGATGATTCTTATGGGGTTAGTGAGCAATGTATATCAATTTGTAGGATTGCGTTTATTAATGGGAATTTTTTCAGGATATATTTCCACAGCAAATGCACTCGTTGCAACACAAGTTCCGCGTCATCGTAGTGGTTGGGCCCTAGGAGCATTATCAACGGCAGCTGTATCGGGTGTGCTAATTGGTCCGCTAATTGGTGGAGCCTTATCGGATACCTTTGGAGTTAGGCCAGTATTTTATATTACAGGAGCACTCTTACTAGGTAGCTTTTTCTTAACACTATTCTTTGTAAAAGAGAAATTTACTCCGATAGAGAAAAAAGAAATGCGCTCTGGGAAAGAGGTTTTCTTATCACTCAAAAACCCTGGCTTAATTATCTCGTTGTTTATTACGACAATGATGATTCAAATAGCTTCCAACTCAGTTAACCCGATTTTAACTTTATATGTACGAGATCTTGCCGGAAATGCTCAAAATATTGCTTTTATTAGTGGGATGATTGCTTCTGTTCCAGGGGTTGCTGCCCTTATAGCTGCACCAAGGCTTGGGAGGTGGGGTGACAGAATTGGTTCTGAGCGAATTTTACTTGGGGCACTCATTGGATCGATGTTATTACAAATACCAATGGCGTTCGCACAAAATCCTTGGCAGCTTGGTATTTTGCGTTTTCTACTAGGGCTTACAGATGGTGCATTATTACCAGCAGTTCAATCACTACTTGCAAAAAATGCTCCTCGAGAGGTTTCTGGACGTATTTTTGGATACAATCAATCATTTCAATATATCGGGAATGTTATCGGCCCGCTAGTCGGATCTAGTGTTGCCGCGCATTTTGGGTATGGGGATGTATTCCTGGTTGTAGCTGGCTTTATTTTCATCAATGTGATTATCAGTTTTTATTTCAACCAAAAAATGCATAGAAAGAAGGGGAATCATGCAGTCTGA
- a CDS encoding SH3 domain-containing protein, with product MNQTFTVKKEHKSNYPDPLFVNKNESIWVFQEDTEYPGWIFCKVKSSGKEGWVPKQIIQMSSDDKSGTVTEDYSARELNVKPGDKLESNRELNGWVWCVTEENQAGWVPLQNLEI from the coding sequence ATGAATCAAACATTTACTGTAAAAAAAGAGCATAAAAGCAATTATCCTGATCCGCTTTTCGTTAACAAGAATGAATCGATTTGGGTTTTTCAAGAAGACACTGAGTATCCAGGGTGGATTTTTTGTAAAGTGAAATCTTCTGGTAAAGAAGGCTGGGTTCCAAAGCAAATTATTCAAATGAGCAGTGATGACAAGAGCGGAACAGTGACAGAAGATTATTCTGCGCGTGAATTAAATGTAAAACCTGGCGATAAATTAGAAAGTAATCGGGAATTAAATGGTTGGGTTTGGTGTGTGACTGAAGAAAACCAAGCTGGCTGGGTTCCGCTTCAAAATCTAGAAATTTAG
- the fsa gene encoding fructose-6-phosphate aldolase, which translates to MRFFIDTANVEEIKKANRMGFIAGVTTNPSLVAKEGRDFNEVIQEITSIVDGPISGEVVSLEANGMVEEGRVIAKTHPNMVVKIPMTGEGLAAVKVLTEEGIKTNVTLVFSAAQALLAARAGATYVSPFLGRLDDIGDDGLVLIRDIAQIFEIHGIPTEIISASVRHPIHVIECAKAGADIATVPYKVFEQMLKHPLTDSGIDKFLADWEAAKN; encoded by the coding sequence ATGAGATTTTTTATCGATACAGCGAACGTAGAAGAAATCAAAAAGGCTAACAGAATGGGGTTTATTGCTGGAGTCACGACTAATCCATCTCTTGTTGCCAAAGAAGGTCGAGATTTTAATGAGGTCATTCAAGAAATTACATCCATTGTTGATGGACCAATTAGCGGCGAAGTAGTAAGTTTGGAAGCAAATGGTATGGTTGAAGAAGGTCGAGTCATCGCAAAAACCCATCCGAATATGGTTGTGAAAATACCGATGACAGGAGAAGGGTTAGCAGCGGTTAAAGTGTTGACAGAAGAAGGAATAAAAACAAATGTTACCCTTGTGTTTTCTGCAGCACAAGCATTATTAGCTGCCAGAGCAGGAGCTACTTATGTATCACCGTTCTTAGGTAGGCTAGATGATATTGGCGATGATGGTCTGGTTCTTATTCGTGATATTGCACAAATTTTTGAAATACACGGTATCCCAACAGAAATTATTTCGGCAAGTGTTCGCCATCCAATCCATGTTATCGAATGTGCTAAAGCAGGAGCGGATATTGCCACAGTTCCATATAAAGTGTTCGAACAAATGCTAAAACATCCTCTGACCGATAGCGGGATTGATAAATTCCTTGCAGATTGGGAAGCAGCTAAAAACTAA
- a CDS encoding Crp/Fnr family transcriptional regulator translates to MLFLKELESNLTVSKLMELCFEHPNFKDYCSVIRTKKGEVLESLSPTGTKVYFVLSGIYGMIVEKDAELEEENCKESIIRFLQKGDNFGLYHLFYDEWSPHVSMQSLGHGEVMEVDSNFLFSIFDKVDQNNFFMVKVMSEELREAHAFAKLSFLKKEERIRKAILKCAQTLGTFSDNGILLPREVTQEVLARYTNTSREYVAHTLTYLIKEEIIRNRPKPLLVMDKTRL, encoded by the coding sequence ATGCTATTTTTAAAAGAGCTTGAATCCAATCTAACGGTTAGCAAGTTAATGGAGCTGTGCTTTGAACATCCAAATTTCAAAGATTACTGCTCGGTTATCCGCACGAAGAAGGGTGAGGTTCTAGAAAGTTTAAGTCCAACTGGAACAAAGGTTTATTTTGTTCTTAGTGGCATATACGGGATGATTGTAGAAAAAGATGCAGAATTAGAAGAAGAGAATTGTAAAGAAAGCATTATTCGTTTTTTGCAAAAAGGAGATAATTTTGGATTGTACCATCTCTTTTATGATGAATGGAGCCCGCATGTTTCGATGCAGAGCTTAGGTCATGGTGAAGTTATGGAAGTAGATAGTAATTTTTTATTTTCTATTTTTGACAAAGTAGATCAGAATAACTTTTTCATGGTTAAAGTAATGTCGGAGGAATTACGCGAAGCACACGCATTTGCAAAACTAAGCTTCTTGAAGAAAGAAGAACGAATTCGCAAAGCCATTCTAAAATGTGCTCAAACTTTAGGAACTTTTTCGGATAATGGGATACTGCTACCGAGAGAAGTAACGCAAGAAGTATTAGCAAGGTATACCAATACATCACGCGAGTATGTGGCGCACACTCTCACATATTTAATTAAAGAGGAGATAATTAGAAATAGACCAAAACCTCTGTTAGTGATGGACAAAACTCGTTTATAA
- a CDS encoding ABC transporter ATP-binding protein yields MDQKKYSWRSFFQLLISAKPANWIIFCALFASVITTVAGLIVPLFTKNLIDGFSIASLDVKMVVLIVLAFILQAITNGFSIFLLNYMGQKVVATIRERLWKKIVHLPVSYFDNTKTGEMVSRMVNDTVVVKELIADHFPQFVTGIISVVGAIIILFFMDWKMTLIILVAVPITALVVAPLGQKMFKISKGLQNETANFTGTISQTLSEARLVKASNAETIETESGHQGINRLFGFGIREAKVVAVLGPLIFFVVMGVIVGIIGYGGIRVSAGTMTTGTLIAFLLYLFQIIVPVTSFATFFAQLQKAKGATERIADILNESEEDFDAGKEVDVSGKTIRASAISFSYNEGEPILKDISFDTKPGEVIAFAGPSGGGKSTLFAILERFYEPKTGGIFVGDTPLSEISINSWRSQIGYVSQESAMLSGTIRDNLCYGLDREINEDELWNVAKLAYADGFISELPDKMTTEVGERGVKLSGGQRQRIAIARAFLRNPNILMLDEATASLDSQSEQIVQQALANLMEGRTTFVIAHRLSTIVNADQILFIENGEITGRGTHSELVATHPLYASFAEQQLK; encoded by the coding sequence ATGGATCAGAAAAAATATAGCTGGCGTAGCTTTTTTCAGCTACTTATTAGCGCCAAGCCTGCTAATTGGATTATTTTCTGCGCTTTATTTGCAAGTGTTATTACCACAGTCGCCGGTTTAATTGTGCCGCTTTTTACTAAAAATTTAATTGACGGGTTCTCCATCGCGTCACTTGATGTAAAAATGGTGGTTTTAATTGTTCTTGCGTTTATTTTGCAAGCAATTACAAATGGTTTTTCGATTTTCTTGCTAAATTATATGGGACAAAAGGTAGTTGCAACTATTCGGGAACGTCTGTGGAAAAAAATTGTGCATTTACCAGTTTCCTACTTCGATAATACCAAAACTGGTGAGATGGTAAGTCGAATGGTAAACGATACAGTGGTTGTGAAAGAACTAATTGCTGATCACTTCCCACAATTTGTTACCGGAATTATTTCCGTGGTCGGCGCGATTATTATCTTATTCTTTATGGACTGGAAAATGACGCTGATTATCTTAGTCGCTGTGCCAATCACAGCTCTTGTTGTTGCCCCACTTGGTCAAAAAATGTTTAAAATTTCTAAAGGGCTTCAAAATGAAACGGCCAATTTCACTGGAACAATTAGCCAAACGCTATCGGAAGCAAGACTTGTAAAAGCTTCTAATGCCGAAACAATTGAGACAGAGTCAGGCCATCAAGGAATTAATCGTCTATTTGGTTTTGGTATTCGAGAAGCCAAAGTTGTCGCAGTTCTAGGCCCGCTGATTTTCTTTGTTGTTATGGGAGTTATTGTTGGTATCATTGGCTACGGCGGTATTCGCGTTTCGGCTGGGACAATGACTACGGGAACACTAATCGCCTTCTTGCTTTATCTTTTCCAAATTATCGTCCCAGTAACCTCTTTTGCCACTTTCTTCGCACAACTTCAAAAAGCAAAAGGTGCAACGGAACGAATTGCGGATATATTGAATGAATCAGAAGAAGATTTTGATGCTGGTAAAGAAGTCGATGTTAGTGGAAAAACAATTCGTGCTTCCGCTATTTCATTTTCATATAATGAAGGTGAGCCCATTTTGAAGGATATTTCTTTTGATACGAAACCAGGAGAGGTAATCGCTTTTGCCGGTCCAAGCGGCGGAGGTAAGTCTACCCTTTTCGCGATTCTGGAACGTTTTTATGAGCCAAAAACAGGTGGAATATTCGTTGGAGATACTCCTCTTTCTGAGATTTCGATTAACTCATGGCGCTCACAAATTGGGTATGTTTCACAAGAAAGCGCCATGCTCTCTGGAACGATTCGTGATAATTTATGTTATGGCTTAGATCGTGAAATCAACGAAGACGAACTTTGGAACGTCGCAAAATTAGCTTATGCTGATGGATTTATTTCCGAACTACCTGACAAAATGACAACAGAAGTCGGCGAACGAGGTGTGAAGCTTTCTGGAGGACAGAGACAGAGGATTGCAATTGCTCGGGCATTTTTACGCAACCCAAACATCCTAATGCTAGATGAAGCCACTGCGAGCCTAGACAGCCAATCAGAACAAATCGTCCAACAAGCCTTAGCAAATTTAATGGAAGGTCGTACTACTTTTGTAATCGCACATCGACTTTCTACTATTGTTAATGCTGACCAAATTCTCTTTATTGAAAACGGAGAAATAACCGGTCGTGGAACACATAGCGAACTGGTTGCCACTCATCCGCTATACGCTTCATTTGCGGAACAACAATTAAAATAA
- a CDS encoding TfoX/Sxy family protein: MLELSELPNIGKVLEQELIKTGTRTPTELRNVGSKAAFLRIWENDYTACLSKLCALEGAIEGIRWHDLDEIKKSELKKFYQTL, from the coding sequence ATGCTCGAACTGAGCGAACTTCCAAACATTGGCAAAGTACTTGAGCAAGAACTAATTAAGACGGGCACAAGAACCCCTACAGAGCTGAGGAATGTTGGTAGCAAAGCAGCCTTTTTACGAATTTGGGAAAATGATTATACCGCTTGTTTGAGTAAATTATGTGCACTTGAAGGAGCCATTGAAGGTATCAGGTGGCATGATTTAGATGAAATAAAGAAAAGCGAGTTAAAGAAATTTTACCAAACCTTATAA
- the serS gene encoding serine--tRNA ligase, which yields MLDVKLLRNNFDEVKQKLQNRGEDLGEFEKFGELDKRRRTLIVETEALKNQRNEVSQEIAKLKREKQDAEAKIEEMRVVGDRIKTLDIELKEIDDKLDTILMSIPNIPHESTPIGESEDDNIEIRKWGEVREFDFEPKAHWDIGTDLDILDFENAAKVTGSRFVFYKKLGARLERALINFMMDLHSNEHGYEEMLPPYMVNRASMTGTGQLPKFEEDAFLIEAEDYFLIPTAEVPVTNYHREDILKAEDLPRKYTAFSACFRSEAGSAGRDTRGLIRQHQFNKVELVQFVKPEDSYAALEKLTENAEEVLRRLELPYRVLSMCTADLGFTAAKKYDLEVWIPSYNSYREISSCSNFESFQARRANIRFRREPGSKPEYVHTLNGSGLALGRTVAAILENYQDADGSVRIPKALQGYMGGIERIAAPTK from the coding sequence ATGTTAGATGTTAAATTGTTACGTAATAATTTTGATGAAGTAAAACAAAAACTACAAAATCGCGGAGAAGACCTTGGTGAATTCGAAAAATTTGGCGAGTTAGATAAACGTCGTCGAACTTTAATTGTTGAAACGGAAGCACTTAAAAATCAGCGGAATGAAGTTTCCCAAGAGATTGCCAAACTAAAACGGGAAAAACAGGATGCAGAAGCAAAAATTGAAGAAATGCGTGTTGTTGGGGATCGAATTAAGACCCTTGATATTGAACTAAAAGAAATAGATGATAAGCTAGATACGATTTTAATGTCGATTCCGAATATTCCCCATGAATCTACGCCTATTGGTGAATCAGAAGATGATAACATTGAAATTCGCAAATGGGGCGAAGTGCGGGAATTTGATTTTGAACCGAAAGCTCACTGGGACATTGGAACAGATTTAGATATTCTTGACTTTGAAAATGCTGCTAAAGTAACTGGAAGCCGTTTTGTCTTTTATAAAAAATTGGGTGCGAGATTAGAACGTGCGCTAATTAACTTTATGATGGACTTGCATTCTAATGAACACGGCTACGAAGAAATGTTACCGCCATACATGGTTAACCGCGCAAGCATGACTGGTACCGGTCAATTGCCGAAATTTGAAGAAGATGCTTTTCTTATTGAAGCAGAAGATTATTTCTTAATTCCAACAGCAGAAGTTCCCGTAACAAACTACCACCGTGAAGATATTTTAAAAGCAGAAGATTTACCAAGAAAATATACTGCCTTTAGCGCATGTTTCCGTTCTGAAGCTGGTTCTGCTGGTCGTGATACTCGTGGTTTAATTCGCCAACATCAATTTAATAAAGTTGAGCTAGTTCAATTTGTAAAACCAGAAGATTCTTACGCGGCGCTAGAAAAATTAACGGAAAATGCTGAAGAAGTATTGCGCCGACTAGAATTACCATATCGTGTTCTTAGTATGTGTACAGCAGACCTAGGTTTTACTGCTGCCAAAAAATATGACTTAGAAGTATGGATCCCAAGCTACAATTCGTATCGCGAAATTTCGTCGTGTAGTAACTTTGAAAGCTTCCAGGCAAGACGTGCTAACATACGTTTCCGACGTGAACCAGGAAGCAAGCCAGAATATGTACACACACTAAATGGTTCTGGCTTAGCGCTTGGTCGTACAGTTGCTGCAATTCTAGAAAATTATCAAGATGCGGATGGTTCAGTTCGTATTCCAAAAGCACTTCAAGGCTATATGGGTGGTATTGAAAGAATAGCAGCCCCAACAAAATAA
- a CDS encoding pyridoxamine 5'-phosphate oxidase family protein, whose amino-acid sequence MENELENKILAILDEHQVGVLASVQGDFPHARYMTFLHEGLTLYTPSGKQQPKTEEVRKNPHVCVLIGYDGKGSPFLEVNGLASLEEDESIKELIWENISKEWFQNEESPSFVVIKIVPEQIRLLNANGDGSDTLDLIG is encoded by the coding sequence ATGGAAAATGAACTAGAAAATAAGATACTTGCAATTTTGGACGAACATCAAGTAGGGGTACTCGCTTCTGTACAAGGAGATTTTCCGCATGCTAGATATATGACATTCCTTCATGAAGGTTTAACACTCTATACACCTTCTGGAAAACAGCAGCCCAAAACTGAAGAAGTTCGCAAAAATCCACATGTTTGTGTGCTAATTGGTTATGACGGGAAAGGTTCGCCATTTTTAGAAGTAAACGGGCTTGCTTCGCTGGAAGAAGATGAATCAATCAAAGAACTTATTTGGGAAAACATCTCGAAAGAATGGTTTCAAAATGAAGAGTCGCCTTCTTTTGTAGTGATAAAAATTGTTCCTGAGCAAATTAGATTATTGAATGCAAATGGCGACGGATCTGATACACTTGATTTAATTGGTTAA